In Streptomyces durocortorensis, a genomic segment contains:
- a CDS encoding bifunctional glycosyltransferase/CDP-glycerol:glycerophosphate glycerophosphotransferase yields MPRFSVIVPAFRVQAYLHACLDSVLSQSFKDYEIIVVDDRSPDACGPIADEYARRDPRVTALHLPRNTGLGPARNAGMARASGDYLIFLDGDDTLLPDALQAIADRIGATGEPDVLMYDYARTYWSGRSVRNVLAAHLDESGPASFRLTDRPELLQLLMVVWNKAYRRAFVEAEGFTFPPGYYEDTPWTYPVLMSAGSIAVLDAVCVSYRQRRRGNILSTTSEKHFDVFDQYDRVFAFIESRPPLAPWRPVMYRRMLDHYSALFASRDRLPPHSRAAFFRRATASCRRHHAPGAPAPRRALLRHGLMRLGARRTYRTLSGAQRLGGRLRRGSAAVRRAVRSTAHQVHYRVQLRLPLRSRDAVFAARGNRGFTGSPAAIEAKARELVPGLRTAWICRPVDAHTVPTGTRHLAPDTFAYWTALARSAYLVNNAPFDHRLVKRRGQVLLQTHEGTPLRTVGTDLLDRPAAARGTDFEQLLRSVDTWDFSLSANPHATLVRERAYPSAYTTLEYGSPSNDVYHRTGPADVARLRETLGIPAGSTALLYAPEHRDYRRSQRPVLDLERLIRVLGPQFVILARTPHPVAPGCGRRTPHPRIIDVGAHRSVQTLALASDALITDYASLMFDYVNLDRPVVLHLEDIEAYEAARGTYFDITAFPPGIIARSQDELFDIFATDHWRGSRSAQLRAAFRARFCPYDDGYAAERVVRRVFLGETDGLPLPVPSTARRTPGALPAQEKRARSWAQELPAGSALQGR; encoded by the coding sequence GTGCCCCGGTTCTCCGTCATCGTGCCCGCATTCCGGGTCCAGGCGTATCTGCACGCGTGTCTGGATTCCGTGCTGAGCCAGTCCTTCAAGGACTACGAGATCATCGTGGTCGACGACCGCTCCCCCGACGCCTGCGGTCCGATCGCTGACGAGTACGCCCGCCGGGACCCCCGCGTCACCGCCCTCCACCTGCCCCGCAACACCGGTCTCGGCCCGGCCCGCAACGCCGGGATGGCCCGGGCGAGCGGCGACTACCTGATCTTCCTCGACGGCGACGACACCCTGCTGCCGGACGCGCTCCAGGCCATCGCCGACCGGATCGGGGCGACCGGCGAACCCGACGTCCTGATGTACGACTACGCCCGGACGTACTGGTCGGGCCGCAGCGTGCGCAACGTCCTGGCCGCCCATCTCGACGAGAGCGGACCGGCCTCCTTCCGGCTCACCGACCGCCCCGAGCTGCTGCAACTCCTCATGGTCGTCTGGAACAAGGCGTACCGCCGCGCGTTCGTCGAGGCCGAGGGCTTCACCTTCCCGCCCGGCTATTACGAGGACACCCCCTGGACCTACCCGGTGCTGATGTCGGCCGGGTCGATCGCGGTCCTGGACGCGGTCTGCGTCTCCTACCGGCAGCGGCGGCGCGGCAACATCCTCTCCACCACCAGCGAGAAGCACTTCGACGTCTTCGACCAGTACGACCGGGTCTTCGCGTTCATCGAATCCCGCCCCCCGCTGGCTCCCTGGCGGCCGGTGATGTACCGGCGGATGCTCGACCACTACTCGGCCCTGTTCGCCTCGCGGGACCGGCTGCCGCCGCACAGCCGGGCCGCGTTCTTCCGCCGGGCGACCGCGTCCTGCCGCCGCCATCACGCGCCCGGGGCTCCGGCCCCCCGCCGCGCGCTGCTGCGGCACGGGCTGATGCGGCTCGGTGCGCGGCGCACCTACCGGACGCTGTCGGGGGCCCAGCGGCTGGGCGGGCGGCTGCGGCGGGGCTCGGCCGCGGTGCGCCGGGCGGTGCGGAGTACGGCGCACCAGGTGCACTACCGGGTCCAGTTGCGGCTGCCGCTGCGCTCCCGGGACGCGGTGTTCGCCGCACGGGGGAACCGGGGCTTCACGGGCAGCCCGGCGGCAATCGAGGCGAAAGCGCGCGAGCTGGTCCCGGGGCTGCGGACGGCGTGGATCTGTCGCCCCGTCGATGCCCACACCGTGCCCACCGGCACCCGGCACCTCGCGCCGGACACCTTCGCCTACTGGACGGCGCTGGCCCGCTCCGCGTACCTCGTGAACAACGCCCCCTTCGACCACCGGCTGGTCAAGCGCCGGGGGCAGGTCCTGCTCCAGACCCACGAGGGCACTCCGCTGCGGACCGTGGGCACCGATCTCCTGGACCGGCCCGCCGCCGCCCGGGGCACCGACTTCGAGCAGCTGCTGCGCTCCGTGGACACCTGGGACTTCTCGCTCTCCGCGAACCCGCACGCCACCCTCGTACGGGAGCGGGCCTATCCGTCCGCGTACACGACGCTGGAGTACGGCTCCCCCAGCAACGACGTCTATCACCGCACCGGCCCGGCCGATGTGGCCCGGCTGCGCGAGACGCTGGGAATCCCGGCGGGCAGTACGGCCCTGCTGTACGCCCCGGAGCACCGCGACTACCGGCGGTCGCAGCGGCCGGTGCTGGATCTGGAGCGGCTGATCCGGGTCCTGGGCCCGCAGTTCGTCATCCTGGCCCGTACGCCCCACCCGGTCGCCCCCGGCTGCGGCCGCCGTACGCCGCATCCCCGGATCATCGACGTCGGCGCCCACCGGTCCGTCCAGACGCTGGCCCTCGCCTCCGACGCCCTGATCACGGACTACGCGTCGCTGATGTTCGACTACGTCAACCTGGACCGCCCGGTGGTCCTGCACCTGGAGGACATCGAGGCGTACGAAGCGGCACGGGGCACGTACTTCGACATCACCGCGTTCCCGCCCGGCATCATCGCCCGCAGTCAGGACGAGCTGTTCGACATCTTCGCCACGGATCACTGGCGCGGCTCCCGCTCGGCGCAGCTGCGGGCCGCCTTCAGGGCCCGGTTCTGCCCGTACGACGACGGGTACGCCGCCGAGCGCGTGGTGCGGCGGGTCTTCCTCGGGGAGACGGACGGGCTGCCGCTGCCGGTGCCGTCCACGGCTCGCCGGACGCCCGGTGCGCTGCCCGCGCAGGAGAAGAGGGCCCGGTCCTGGGCCCAGGAGCTCCCGGCGGGTTCAGCGCTCCAAGGGCGCTGA
- a CDS encoding glycosyltransferase, with product MSRDIFIVSNSTDELGGVTGWMHQTARLFAGQGHRVHTIGIHASDLKMALPGQPAHPVTALYPSHPPTPWTPHGIRDRFRIPTRRREAARSAAKKQAVGRLSDLFATARPGAVVIVTQVWAMEWVGEADTTGLRVIGMSHESYDYSRASHRYRWIRNHYKDLDHWLVLTEEDADQWAGDGMNNVGFLPNALTRLPVVPSPRTARTVASIGRLSDQKGIDLLLDTWALVAPARPDWKLRVYGAGEDEAALKQQCTDLGLDGSVEWMGRTDDVERALAQSSVFVQSSRGEGFPLALLEAMACGLPCAAFDCAPGVREIVRDGEDGLLAPAGDVAALADRLLRLTGNPRLRDAMGARARSGAQRFSEPETLRRWEELFAFLER from the coding sequence ATGAGCCGCGACATCTTCATCGTCTCCAACAGCACCGACGAACTCGGCGGCGTCACCGGCTGGATGCATCAGACCGCCCGCCTCTTCGCCGGCCAGGGCCACCGGGTCCACACCATCGGCATCCACGCCTCCGACCTCAAGATGGCGCTGCCCGGGCAGCCCGCCCACCCCGTCACCGCCCTCTACCCGTCCCACCCGCCGACCCCCTGGACGCCCCACGGCATCCGCGACCGCTTCCGCATCCCCACCCGCCGCAGGGAAGCGGCCCGGTCAGCCGCCAAGAAGCAGGCGGTCGGGCGGCTCTCGGATCTCTTCGCGACAGCCCGACCCGGCGCGGTCGTCATCGTCACCCAGGTGTGGGCGATGGAGTGGGTCGGGGAGGCCGACACCACCGGGCTGCGGGTCATCGGGATGAGCCACGAGTCCTACGACTACTCCCGCGCGAGCCACCGCTACCGCTGGATCAGGAATCACTACAAGGACCTCGACCACTGGCTCGTCCTCACCGAGGAGGACGCCGACCAGTGGGCCGGGGACGGCATGAACAACGTCGGCTTCCTGCCCAACGCCCTCACCCGGCTGCCCGTCGTGCCCTCCCCGCGCACCGCGAGGACCGTCGCCAGCATCGGCCGCCTCAGCGACCAGAAGGGCATCGACCTGCTCCTGGACACCTGGGCCCTGGTCGCACCCGCCCGCCCCGACTGGAAGCTCCGCGTGTACGGGGCGGGGGAGGACGAGGCCGCGCTGAAGCAGCAGTGCACGGACCTCGGGCTCGACGGGTCCGTGGAGTGGATGGGCCGCACCGACGATGTGGAGCGTGCCCTCGCACAGTCCTCGGTCTTCGTCCAGTCCTCCCGCGGCGAGGGCTTCCCGCTCGCGCTGCTGGAGGCGATGGCCTGCGGTCTGCCGTGTGCCGCCTTCGACTGCGCGCCCGGCGTCCGCGAGATCGTCCGGGACGGTGAGGACGGGCTCCTGGCCCCCGCCGGGGACGTCGCCGCCCTCGCCGACCGGCTGCTGCGGCTGACCGGCAACCCCCGGCTGCGCGACGCGATGGGCGCCCGCGCGAGGTCCGGGGCGCAGCGGTTCTCCGAGCCGGAGACGCTGCGCCGCTGGGAGGAATTGTTCGCGTTCCTGGAGCGCTGA
- a CDS encoding bifunctional glycosyltransferase/CDP-glycerol:glycerophosphate glycerophosphotransferase: MSDFSCVITGGGDGGDGGGRGGAEALRASVDSVLGQSLRASEAVVVLASTADAATRTAARALADRAPDRVRLVHADPAVRTTGALRNAGLDAVTGRYVLVLAPGERLQRHACRNLWQAGERSRADLVAGRWSRAADEMGKEREPSWQGELYARSRTLARFTEAPELVVRDALVTGFCLRREAVRLHGLRYEEDLAHGEILFGPLAAAAVGRIALVRRLIVTGRAVPDRARDLTALVEAHRRVANTLVARGLPELRQAREEAFARDHLVPLVRSFPRLPAARRERAAAAAARALTGPFPPDRTTLPPLERVAVRLLARGDEEGVLAAAYALSRPATVCAPLVTGPGGRVRWDERCPVDVTELGHQYRGFGEQRLMNRLIRCASDGGLLLLEGRLVLPGHSGPAPDAPLTATLEFRARGGARAVAFPVEEVRHDGTGITWRARADIARLLRPVGVRDTAWDARLTVQADGPDGPRSVSDPFAPQDQVSGALRFAARPRLGPLAGDTWEPYITVKDHLALRLTARRRPARTTHRLIRYATHFRPARKAKLLVRTLRKRLGRYRSRGFKTSVHNTWLTRLPVRRGSAVFESHMGTCYGDSPRALYEEIRRQGLKLHATWSYDPSPDGFPDDARLVRRWSWRYLWALARAEYWVDNQGFPLPLRKPSHTTYLQTWHGSAYKRMGFDETRVRLQNAPQRERLQQAVHRFDRFLVRSEHDVRTLARAYRLPEDRLLRTGYPRNDALVAERTRSETQGRLPRPPLAGALGLDDHKKTVLYAPTFRGGPGKQRRARLLLDVREFAERFGDTHTLLVRAHYLETARLPLCPPGTVVDVSSHHDVSEVLALTDVLITDYSSIMFDFALLDRPIVLFAPDLDTYAAERGSYFDLREKAPGPVAETQDELFAVLAELKQTETRHAAQRAAFAAEFGIYDEGDAARRTVAAVFGPRVSPGPPVSPGHPGSRDALGARHITDHDRGAGR, from the coding sequence GTGAGCGACTTCAGCTGTGTGATCACCGGGGGCGGGGACGGCGGCGACGGCGGGGGCCGAGGAGGGGCCGAAGCCCTGCGCGCCTCCGTGGACTCCGTGCTCGGCCAGTCGCTGCGCGCCTCCGAGGCCGTCGTCGTCCTCGCCTCGACCGCAGACGCGGCCACCCGCACGGCCGCCCGCGCCCTGGCTGACCGGGCCCCCGACCGCGTCCGCCTCGTCCACGCCGACCCGGCCGTCCGGACCACCGGTGCCCTGCGCAACGCGGGCCTGGACGCGGTGACGGGCCGGTACGTCCTGGTGCTCGCCCCCGGCGAACGCCTCCAGCGGCACGCCTGCCGCAACCTCTGGCAGGCGGGCGAACGCAGCCGGGCCGACCTGGTCGCGGGCCGCTGGAGCCGGGCCGCCGACGAGATGGGCAAGGAACGGGAGCCGTCCTGGCAGGGCGAGCTGTACGCCCGCTCCCGCACCCTCGCCCGCTTCACCGAGGCCCCCGAACTCGTCGTCAGGGACGCCCTGGTGACCGGATTCTGCCTGCGCCGCGAGGCCGTCCGGTTGCACGGGCTGCGATACGAGGAGGATCTGGCCCACGGCGAGATCCTGTTCGGCCCGCTCGCCGCCGCCGCGGTCGGCCGGATCGCCCTGGTGCGCCGCCTGATCGTCACCGGGCGGGCCGTCCCGGACCGGGCCCGCGACCTCACCGCCCTGGTCGAGGCCCACCGCAGGGTCGCCAACACCCTCGTCGCGCGCGGACTGCCCGAACTGCGCCAGGCGCGGGAGGAGGCCTTCGCCCGCGACCATCTGGTGCCGCTCGTCCGGTCCTTCCCCCGGCTGCCCGCCGCCCGCCGCGAGAGGGCCGCCGCAGCCGCCGCCCGCGCCCTGACCGGCCCCTTCCCGCCGGACCGCACGACCCTGCCCCCGCTTGAGCGGGTCGCGGTGCGGCTGCTGGCCCGGGGCGACGAGGAGGGGGTCCTCGCGGCGGCGTACGCGCTGAGCAGGCCCGCCACCGTGTGCGCGCCGCTCGTCACAGGGCCGGGCGGGCGGGTGCGGTGGGACGAGCGGTGCCCGGTCGATGTCACCGAACTCGGCCACCAGTACCGCGGGTTCGGTGAGCAGCGGCTGATGAACCGGCTCATCCGATGTGCCTCCGACGGCGGCCTCCTGCTGCTCGAAGGACGCCTCGTGCTGCCCGGCCACAGCGGACCGGCCCCCGACGCGCCGCTCACCGCCACCCTGGAGTTCCGGGCACGGGGCGGGGCGCGCGCCGTCGCGTTCCCGGTCGAGGAGGTGCGGCACGACGGGACCGGGATCACCTGGCGGGCGCGCGCCGACATCGCACGCCTCCTGCGCCCCGTCGGCGTACGCGACACGGCGTGGGACGCGCGGCTGACCGTACAGGCCGACGGCCCCGACGGCCCCCGCTCCGTCAGCGATCCATTCGCCCCGCAGGACCAGGTTTCGGGCGCGCTCCGGTTCGCCGCCCGGCCCCGCCTCGGGCCTCTCGCCGGGGACACCTGGGAGCCCTACATCACCGTCAAGGACCACCTCGCGCTCCGCCTCACCGCACGCCGCCGCCCGGCCCGCACCACCCACCGGCTGATCCGCTACGCCACGCACTTCCGGCCCGCCCGCAAGGCGAAGCTCCTCGTCCGCACCCTGCGCAAGCGCCTGGGCCGCTACCGCTCCCGGGGTTTCAAGACCTCCGTCCACAACACCTGGCTCACCCGGCTTCCCGTCCGCCGGGGCTCCGCCGTCTTCGAGAGCCACATGGGCACCTGTTACGGCGACAGCCCGCGCGCCCTGTACGAGGAGATCCGCCGCCAGGGCCTGAAGCTGCACGCCACCTGGTCCTACGACCCCTCCCCGGACGGCTTCCCGGACGACGCCCGCCTCGTACGCCGCTGGTCCTGGCGGTATCTGTGGGCGCTGGCCCGCGCCGAGTACTGGGTCGACAACCAGGGCTTCCCGCTCCCCCTGCGCAAGCCCTCCCACACCACCTACCTCCAGACCTGGCACGGCTCCGCGTACAAGCGGATGGGCTTCGACGAGACCCGCGTGCGGCTCCAGAACGCCCCGCAGCGCGAGCGGCTCCAGCAGGCCGTCCACCGCTTCGACCGCTTCCTCGTCCGCTCCGAGCACGACGTGCGCACCCTCGCCCGCGCCTACCGGCTGCCCGAGGACAGGCTCCTGCGCACCGGCTACCCGCGCAACGACGCCCTGGTCGCCGAGCGCACCCGGTCCGAGACCCAGGGGCGGCTGCCGCGCCCGCCGCTCGCCGGGGCGCTCGGGCTCGACGACCACAAGAAGACCGTGCTGTACGCGCCGACGTTCCGGGGCGGCCCCGGCAAGCAGCGCAGGGCCCGACTCCTGTTGGATGTACGGGAGTTCGCGGAGCGCTTCGGGGACACCCACACCCTGCTCGTCCGGGCCCACTACCTGGAGACCGCGCGGCTGCCGCTCTGTCCGCCCGGGACCGTCGTCGACGTATCGAGCCACCACGACGTCAGCGAGGTCCTCGCCCTCACCGACGTCCTGATCACCGACTACTCCTCGATCATGTTCGACTTCGCACTGCTCGACCGGCCGATCGTGCTGTTCGCCCCCGACCTCGACACGTACGCGGCCGAGCGCGGCAGCTACTTCGACCTGCGGGAGAAGGCCCCGGGCCCGGTCGCCGAGACCCAGGACGAGCTGTTCGCCGTCCTCGCGGAGCTGAAGCAGACCGAGACGCGCCACGCCGCTCAACGCGCCGCCTTCGCGGCGGAGTTCGGGATCTACGACGAGGGTGACGCGGCCCGCAGGACCGTCGCGGCCGTCTTCGGGCCCCGAGTTTCCCCAGGTCCTCCGGTTTCCCCGGGCCATCCGGGCTCCCGGGACGCCCTGGGAGCCCGCCACATCACCGACCACGACCGGGGGGCCGGCCGATGA
- a CDS encoding carbohydrate ABC transporter permease encodes MTATRRAVAAVFLLPTLVLLGALVLYPIGYSVYRSFFDQAGTGFAGIDNYTALFTDDTILTAVKNNAIWVVFAPTVATALGLIFAVLTERIRWGTAFKLIVFMPMAISMLAAGIIFRLVYDQAPERGVANAVAVSVHDTFTESAGFPKARPLPVHPLEEGDGGTFVSKEPIRAGQPLRVPLVGVAPAKMPGDARPAEGAPAASGDGISGTAWLDFTRGGGGEPNVVDPEELGLKGLKVEAVRDGKVVATATARADGVFTLPASADGARLRLPADNFREPYNGVDWLGPSLVTPGIIGSYVWMWAGFAMVLIAAGLAGLPRELLEAARVDGANEWQVFRRITVPMLAPVLAVVLVTLMINVLKVFDLVFIIAPGSSQDDANVLALQLYRSSFGTDADLGIGSAIAVLLLLLVIPVMLFNIRRMRKEGRR; translated from the coding sequence GTGACGGCCACCCGCCGGGCCGTCGCGGCGGTGTTCCTGCTGCCCACGCTGGTGCTGCTCGGCGCGCTGGTGCTGTATCCGATCGGGTACTCGGTCTACCGGTCGTTCTTCGACCAGGCCGGTACGGGCTTCGCCGGGATCGACAACTACACCGCGCTGTTCACCGACGACACGATCCTCACGGCGGTGAAGAACAACGCGATCTGGGTGGTCTTCGCCCCGACGGTCGCCACCGCACTCGGGCTGATCTTCGCGGTGCTGACCGAACGCATCCGCTGGGGCACCGCGTTCAAACTGATCGTCTTCATGCCGATGGCGATCTCGATGCTGGCGGCGGGCATCATCTTCCGGCTCGTGTACGACCAGGCCCCCGAGCGCGGGGTGGCCAACGCGGTCGCGGTGAGCGTGCACGACACGTTCACCGAGTCCGCGGGCTTCCCGAAGGCACGCCCGCTGCCCGTCCACCCGCTGGAGGAGGGCGACGGCGGGACCTTCGTGTCCAAGGAGCCGATCCGGGCGGGCCAGCCGCTGCGGGTGCCGCTGGTCGGTGTGGCCCCGGCGAAGATGCCGGGCGACGCGCGGCCGGCCGAGGGCGCCCCGGCGGCGTCCGGCGACGGAATCAGCGGCACGGCCTGGCTGGACTTCACCCGGGGCGGCGGCGGAGAGCCCAACGTCGTCGACCCGGAGGAGCTGGGGCTCAAGGGGCTGAAGGTCGAGGCGGTGAGGGACGGGAAGGTCGTCGCCACGGCCACGGCGCGCGCGGACGGTGTGTTCACCCTGCCCGCCTCGGCGGACGGAGCCCGACTGCGCCTGCCCGCCGACAACTTCCGCGAGCCGTACAACGGTGTCGACTGGCTCGGCCCGTCCCTCGTGACACCGGGGATCATCGGCAGTTACGTGTGGATGTGGGCCGGGTTCGCGATGGTGCTGATCGCGGCGGGCCTGGCCGGTCTGCCGCGCGAACTCCTGGAGGCGGCCAGGGTGGACGGCGCGAACGAGTGGCAGGTGTTCCGCCGGATCACCGTGCCGATGCTCGCGCCCGTCCTGGCGGTGGTCCTGGTGACGCTGATGATCAACGTGCTGAAGGTCTTCGACCTGGTGTTCATCATCGCGCCGGGCTCCTCCCAGGACGACGCGAACGTCCTGGCGCTCCAGCTGTACCGGTCATCGTTCGGCACGGACGCGGACCTGGGGATCGGCAGCGCGATCGCGGTGCTTCTGCTGCTGCTGGTGATCCCGGTGATGCTGTTCAACATCCGCCGGATGCGGAAGGAGGGGCGGCGATGA
- a CDS encoding carbohydrate ABC transporter permease, with protein MSGTPTVSTLEAAKARRSLGARIAALLGGGVMRVLLILVALFWLMPTIGLLLSSLRGPQDIAATGWWKIFTAPSELTFENYQRLLDNSAITGSLLSTIMITVPSTVLVVVIGSLAGYAFAWMDFPGRDWWFLLVVGLLVVPVQVALIPVSELFGTIGIFETTLGVVLFHTAFGLPFAIFLLRNFFAEIPRELLEAARLDGAGEIRLFTRVVMPLGGPAIASLGIFQFLWVWNDMLVALIFADSGSPPITVALQQQVRQFGNNIDVLAPGAFMSMVIPLAVFFAFQRQFVNGVMAGAVK; from the coding sequence ATGAGCGGCACACCGACGGTGAGCACCCTCGAAGCGGCCAAGGCCAGGCGGTCCCTCGGCGCGCGCATCGCCGCCCTCCTCGGCGGCGGGGTCATGCGGGTCCTGCTGATCCTGGTGGCCCTGTTCTGGCTGATGCCGACGATCGGCCTGCTGCTGTCCTCGCTGCGCGGACCGCAGGACATCGCGGCGACCGGCTGGTGGAAGATCTTCACCGCCCCGTCCGAGCTGACCTTCGAGAACTACCAACGCCTGCTGGACAATTCGGCGATCACCGGCTCCCTCCTCAGCACCATCATGATCACCGTGCCGTCCACCGTCCTGGTGGTGGTGATCGGCTCGCTCGCCGGATACGCCTTCGCCTGGATGGACTTCCCCGGCCGCGACTGGTGGTTCCTGCTGGTGGTCGGGCTGCTGGTGGTGCCGGTGCAGGTCGCGCTGATCCCGGTGTCCGAACTCTTCGGCACCATCGGGATCTTCGAGACGACGCTCGGGGTCGTGCTGTTCCACACGGCCTTCGGACTGCCGTTCGCGATCTTCCTGCTGCGGAACTTCTTCGCGGAGATCCCGCGCGAACTGCTGGAGGCCGCACGGCTCGACGGGGCGGGCGAGATCCGGCTCTTCACCCGGGTCGTGATGCCGCTGGGCGGTCCGGCGATCGCCTCGCTCGGGATCTTCCAGTTCCTGTGGGTGTGGAACGACATGCTGGTCGCGCTGATCTTCGCGGACTCCGGATCGCCGCCGATCACCGTGGCGCTGCAGCAGCAGGTACGCCAGTTCGGCAACAACATCGATGTGCTCGCGCCCGGGGCGTTCATGTCGATGGTGATCCCGCTGGCGGTGTTCTTCGCCTTCCAGCGGCAGTTCGTCAACGGCGTCATGGCGGGGGCCGTCAAGTAG